The proteins below come from a single Aspergillus oryzae RIB40 DNA, chromosome 5 genomic window:
- a CDS encoding translation machinery-associated protein TMA46 (uncharacterized conserved protein, contains CCCH-type Zn-finger) → MPPKKQNNEPKKKKASVEDKTFGMKNKKGAQAKKQIEQLRTQEKSNKSADAKRKEAEKARREAEKKAAEQAKKEAAELFKPVQVQKIPFGVDPKTVLCVFFKQGNCEKGKKCKFSHDPNVERKAAKKDLYTDSRDVKATEEENKKKDTMDDWDEEKLRNVVLSKHGNPKTTTDKVCKFFIEAVENQKYGWFWVCPNGGDACKYKHSLPPGFVLKTKEQRAAEKALMDKSPLNTLTLEDWLESERHKLTGNLTPVTPQTFAEWKKQRLDKKQAEEQARKAKEATGRTLFESGNWRAEDESSDEEGDDDDTFNLAALRRETERIREQKEEERLARLHGAPVPISNDETIAQEGEG, encoded by the exons ATGCCTCCTAAGAAGCAGAACAATgagcccaagaagaagaaggcctcGGTCGAGGACAAG ACCTTTGGTATGAAAAAC AAAAAAGGTGCTCAGGCCAAGAAACAGATCGAACAATTAAGAACCCAGGAGAAATCGAACAAATCCGCCGATGCGAAGCggaaagaggccgagaaggccCGTCGCGAGGCTGAAAAGAAGGCCGCCgaacaggcgaagaaggaggcAGCTGAGCTGTTCAAGCCTGTGCAGGTGCAGAAGATTCCCTTCGGTGTGGATCCCAAGACCGTCCTGTGtgtcttcttcaagcagGGCAATTgtgagaagggaaagaagtgCAAGTTCAGTCACGATCCGAATGTGGAGCGCAAGGCTGCTAAGAAGGATCTGTACACCGATTCTCGAGACGTGAAGGCcacggaggaggagaataagaagaaggatacgATGGACGACTgggatgaagagaagctgCGCAATGTCGTCCTCAGCAAGCACGGAAACCCGAAGACGACGACCGATAAGGTCTGCAAGTTCTTCATTGAGGCGGTCGAGAACCAGAAGTACGGTTGGTTCTGGGTCTGTCCCAATGGAGGTGACGCCTGCAAGTATAAGCACAGTTTGCCCCCTGG ATTCGTCCTGAAGACGAAGGAGCAGCGTGCGGCTGAGAAGGCCCTGATGGACAAGTCTCCACTCAACACCTTGACACTAGAGGACTGGCTCGAAAGTGAACGACACAAGCTCACGGGCAACCTGACACCGGTCACCCCTCAAACATTCGCCGAGTGGAAGAAGCAGCGTCTCGACAAGAAGCAAGCCGAAGAACAAGCccgcaaggccaaggaagccACTGGACGAACATTGTTTGAGAGCGGTAACTGGCGTGCCGAGGATGAGAGCAGCGACGAGGAGGGTGACGACGACGATACCTTCAACCTGGCTGCCCTCCGCAGGGAGACGGAGAGGATCCGGgaacagaaggaagaagagcgactGGCGAGGCTGCATGGGGCACCGGTACCGATTTCGAACGACGAAACCATTGCACAGGAGGGTGAGGGCTGA